A window from Leptospira meyeri encodes these proteins:
- the rlmN gene encoding 23S rRNA (adenine(2503)-C(2))-methyltransferase RlmN: MKEEIPVLKGKTKKELEEICVSLGLEKYRAAQIYTGIYKNRYTNLDQFTTLSKEVREKLKEHTHYPEIELGRDLASKEDGTRKFTFYVGENKEIEAVWIPSGDGGRKTICISSQIGCTLNCKFCATGLLEYKGNLHTWQILDQVLQVERLVGDRATNIVFMGMGEPMHNYFSVMKAAHILRDQDGFGLGALRITISTAGVTTGINRFIENKEPFNFAISLNHPNPNSRSSVMDVNDKHPLEKLIESAKRFTKELDRAITFEYVMIPDVNMGRDNAERLAKISRSVNKCKINVIPLNTDFTGWRRPTDDEVKDFVMHLKAKTTAPILNRRSPGRDINGACGMLALKGIRSETR; encoded by the coding sequence ATGAAAGAGGAAATACCGGTTCTCAAAGGGAAAACCAAAAAAGAACTAGAAGAGATCTGTGTTTCTTTGGGTTTGGAAAAATACCGAGCCGCACAAATTTATACAGGCATTTATAAGAATCGTTACACGAATTTGGATCAGTTTACCACCTTATCCAAAGAGGTCCGTGAAAAATTAAAAGAACATACCCACTATCCAGAAATTGAACTGGGTCGGGACCTCGCATCCAAAGAAGATGGGACTCGGAAGTTCACTTTTTATGTGGGTGAAAACAAAGAAATTGAAGCTGTCTGGATTCCTTCTGGTGATGGGGGAAGAAAGACCATCTGTATTTCTTCTCAAATTGGTTGTACTCTCAATTGTAAATTCTGTGCGACCGGACTTTTGGAATACAAGGGCAACCTTCATACTTGGCAAATCCTCGATCAAGTTTTGCAAGTAGAACGTCTGGTCGGCGATCGTGCCACCAATATCGTGTTTATGGGAATGGGTGAACCCATGCACAATTATTTTTCTGTGATGAAGGCAGCCCACATTCTCAGAGACCAAGACGGATTTGGCCTCGGAGCTCTCCGTATTACCATTTCCACAGCGGGTGTCACCACGGGGATCAACCGGTTTATCGAAAATAAAGAACCATTTAATTTTGCGATTTCTTTAAACCATCCAAACCCTAACTCACGTTCATCCGTGATGGATGTAAACGACAAACATCCGTTAGAGAAATTGATCGAATCAGCCAAACGTTTTACCAAGGAACTTGACCGAGCCATTACCTTTGAATACGTAATGATTCCGGACGTCAATATGGGTCGTGACAATGCCGAACGGCTCGCAAAAATTTCTCGTTCCGTAAATAAATGCAAAATAAATGTGATCCCTCTCAATACAGATTTTACCGGATGGCGAAGGCCAACCGATGACGAAGTAAAAGACTTTGTTATGCATCTCAAGGCTAAAACAACGGCTCCCATCCTCAACCGCAGAAGTCCTGGTCGTGACATCAATGGCGCTTGTGGAATGTTAGCACTAAAAGGAATACGAAGTGAAACACGGTAA
- a CDS encoding TAT-variant-translocated molybdopterin oxidoreductase — protein MKDDSFQKEKKSLWQSYELRGTSRERELQKQEFYKSPDPLIAKIKKGDFDRKTFLKFMGASVVMTTVGCIQKPAEKIVPYVNLTIKNPDNKEVEQYDFVKHGHSYHYASVCGGCSVGCGILVKAKDGRPLKLEGNPNHPISEGALCASGQASIFDLYDADRAKEPQQVVNGTAKSSDWFVLDKDVKEKLNANKGKTVVVTKPLTSPTTGEFISEFLKSVGGGKHIEVAFASSDDAITIAQEKSYGKAVLPNYHFDKAKVILSIDSDFLNNTNYHNDFSKRRDLQDKGVKSFNAFIAAETHPSMTGSNADQRVPIKPGDQRKFALVIAKALSDLGVGGATGVSGINVETAASELGISKEVVLRTAKALASAKGESLVVAGGSNTLTEDAVDLQIAVNMLNSMLGNDGKTIDAGNPLKEGRSNYAENLKTLAKDLKERKAGVVILFGVNPVYEAPNGDEWKKLLHEAAQVVQVSDRVDETALASNWLAPVSHFLESWGDNESVTGIVSVQQPTIRPIFQSKAFEDMLITWAGGSLLGASSLYDYLKTKYSKKTNWEDLLRKGVLVSGNPKADKSGRSFKGTIAPLSPSKSGLTVSLYESTALGSGERANNSQLQELPDPVSKVTWDNYVAISPQYSRSSGIKLNDVVTVTVNGKSFELPALVQPGLHPEAVGIALGYGRTNVGEIGNGVGKNATILATEVNGSFVYSGLSITLSPTGKKYKLATTQDHHMMSPGVMMGVEWKERPLIISAKLQDYAKNPGAGIPEPEIPKILIDGKLQRAQGANAPSDQPGSQFAYPGYKWGMAVDLTSCSGCGACVVACNIENNVPMVGRDEVRMGREMHWLRIDRYYIGDPEKPESLEIAHQPLMCQHCDNAPCETVCPVAATVHSTEGTNDMVYNRCVGTRYCSNNCPYKVRRFNWLEHWNEHNLLGEATPTFKARPPRNLGLNPDVTVRSRGVMEKCNFCASRVAEKKIAAKNEGRTLRDGEVKAACEQTCSSNSIVFGNVNDPESKVAKLLKDPRSYKLLEYLNIGPAVSYMTRVRNDV, from the coding sequence ATGAAAGACGATAGTTTCCAAAAAGAAAAAAAATCGCTTTGGCAATCTTATGAACTTCGCGGAACTTCTCGCGAACGTGAATTGCAAAAGCAAGAGTTCTATAAATCTCCAGATCCCCTAATTGCAAAAATCAAAAAGGGTGATTTCGACAGAAAAACTTTCTTAAAGTTTATGGGTGCATCCGTTGTCATGACGACTGTTGGTTGTATCCAAAAACCTGCTGAGAAAATTGTTCCTTATGTGAACCTCACCATTAAGAACCCAGACAACAAAGAAGTAGAACAATACGACTTCGTAAAACATGGACACTCTTACCATTACGCTTCTGTTTGTGGTGGATGTTCAGTTGGATGCGGAATTTTAGTAAAAGCAAAAGACGGACGACCTTTGAAACTCGAAGGAAATCCAAACCATCCTATTTCGGAAGGTGCTCTTTGTGCTTCAGGCCAAGCGTCTATTTTTGATCTTTATGATGCAGACCGTGCCAAAGAACCACAACAAGTGGTGAATGGAACTGCAAAGTCTAGCGACTGGTTTGTTTTAGACAAAGATGTAAAAGAGAAACTAAATGCTAACAAAGGGAAAACCGTTGTTGTCACAAAACCTCTTACTTCTCCTACAACGGGAGAATTCATTTCTGAATTCTTAAAATCAGTTGGTGGTGGAAAACACATCGAAGTGGCTTTTGCTTCTTCTGATGATGCGATTACAATTGCTCAAGAGAAATCTTACGGAAAGGCTGTTTTACCGAACTACCATTTCGACAAAGCAAAAGTCATCCTTTCCATCGATAGTGACTTTTTAAACAATACAAACTACCACAATGATTTCTCTAAAAGAAGAGACTTACAAGACAAAGGTGTAAAATCCTTTAATGCTTTCATTGCGGCAGAAACGCATCCGTCTATGACGGGTTCCAACGCTGACCAAAGAGTCCCAATCAAACCAGGGGACCAAAGAAAGTTTGCTCTTGTGATTGCAAAAGCTCTTTCTGATTTGGGAGTGGGTGGTGCCACAGGAGTTTCCGGAATCAATGTAGAAACCGCAGCATCTGAGCTTGGAATTTCTAAAGAAGTCGTGTTACGCACAGCGAAGGCACTTGCTTCTGCAAAGGGAGAATCCCTTGTGGTTGCCGGTGGATCAAATACTCTTACAGAAGACGCTGTGGATCTACAAATCGCAGTGAACATGCTCAACAGCATGCTCGGTAACGATGGAAAAACCATCGATGCGGGAAATCCTTTGAAAGAAGGCCGATCCAACTACGCAGAAAATTTAAAAACTCTCGCAAAAGACTTAAAAGAAAGAAAGGCCGGTGTGGTCATTCTTTTCGGTGTGAACCCAGTATATGAAGCGCCAAACGGAGATGAGTGGAAAAAACTCCTTCATGAAGCAGCACAAGTCGTACAAGTTTCTGACCGAGTGGATGAAACGGCACTTGCTTCCAACTGGCTTGCTCCAGTGTCACACTTTCTTGAGTCTTGGGGAGATAACGAATCGGTAACAGGAATTGTATCCGTACAACAACCTACCATCCGACCAATTTTTCAATCCAAAGCGTTTGAAGACATGCTCATCACTTGGGCCGGTGGATCTCTCCTTGGTGCGAGTTCGTTATACGACTACCTCAAAACAAAATACTCGAAAAAAACAAATTGGGAAGACCTACTTAGAAAAGGTGTGTTGGTTTCTGGAAATCCAAAAGCTGACAAATCGGGTCGTTCTTTCAAAGGAACAATCGCTCCACTATCTCCTTCTAAATCAGGTTTAACTGTTTCTCTTTACGAAAGCACCGCACTCGGTTCTGGCGAAAGAGCTAACAACTCGCAACTCCAAGAACTTCCAGATCCAGTATCCAAAGTGACTTGGGACAATTATGTTGCGATTAGCCCACAATACTCTCGTTCGTCGGGAATCAAACTCAACGATGTCGTCACAGTCACTGTGAACGGTAAATCGTTTGAACTTCCTGCTCTCGTCCAACCAGGACTCCATCCAGAAGCAGTGGGAATTGCTCTTGGTTACGGAAGAACCAACGTAGGTGAGATTGGAAACGGAGTAGGGAAAAATGCAACTATCCTTGCAACAGAAGTAAACGGATCTTTCGTATACTCTGGACTTTCGATCACTCTCTCTCCTACAGGAAAGAAATACAAACTCGCTACCACACAGGACCACCATATGATGAGCCCTGGTGTGATGATGGGTGTAGAGTGGAAAGAAAGACCGCTTATCATTTCTGCAAAACTCCAAGATTATGCGAAGAATCCGGGTGCAGGAATTCCTGAACCAGAGATTCCTAAAATCTTGATCGATGGAAAATTACAGCGAGCCCAAGGAGCCAACGCTCCTTCTGACCAACCAGGAAGCCAATTTGCCTACCCAGGATACAAATGGGGAATGGCAGTGGATCTTACTTCTTGTTCTGGTTGCGGCGCTTGTGTGGTCGCATGTAATATTGAAAACAACGTGCCAATGGTAGGACGTGACGAAGTGAGAATGGGTCGTGAGATGCATTGGCTTCGGATTGACCGTTACTACATCGGTGATCCTGAAAAACCAGAATCACTTGAAATTGCACACCAACCACTTATGTGCCAACATTGCGACAATGCTCCTTGTGAGACAGTTTGTCCAGTAGCTGCGACAGTTCACAGTACGGAAGGAACCAACGATATGGTTTACAACCGTTGTGTGGGAACTCGTTACTGCTCGAACAACTGCCCTTACAAAGTGCGTCGTTTTAACTGGTTAGAACATTGGAATGAACACAACTTACTCGGAGAAGCAACACCTACATTTAAGGCACGCCCTCCAAGAAACCTTGGTCTCAACCCAGATGTAACCGTTCGTTCTCGTGGGGTTATGGAAAAATGTAACTTCTGTGCTTCTCGAGTTGCTGAGAAAAAAATCGCAGCGAAAAACGAAGGAAGAACATTGCGAGATGGAGAAGTGAAAGCAGCATGTGAACAAACATGTTCTTCTAATTCCATTGTGTTCGGTAACGTAAATGATCCTGAATCAAAAGTAGCGAAGCTCTTGAAAGACCCTAGGTCTTACAAACTTCTGGAATACCTAAACATCGGACCTGCTGTCAGCTATATGACTCGCGTTCGAAACGACGTTTAA
- a CDS encoding ArnT family glycosyltransferase, which yields MKETLTPSERIFYRILLLLATLPILFTLPLDVIDIDSSQYASISRELVLSGDFFTLFDNGRRYLDKPILTFWTIATSFSLFGISNIAFRIPAIFLSLLSVFSIYRITILTGGKERQGYLASFAYLLAPGFYAMIVDPKIDVYLTAYLVFTYHFYYLGRKKNPNYFYLMYLMMSMGFITKGPISVVIPALSIGGDILFRRDWKLLLSMRVPTGILVLASLPAFWCVLLYKSFNSYGPSFFLWIQSFGRFYKEMYDVKFDPFYFYKSFSWAFFSGVVPMIIYIAFRTYNYIKSLGWKEILRKIRSNEYKDIDFVVPFWVFLFLFLISFSRFPLPQYTYWVLPGAALYFGKIAEESLFRSSVERLRPSFLIAGLVYLVGYFLIPVFVAEVGIVYYVFGAIGILLILLLAQLIPLEVLVTLVGATLFFSSISLQFYPLLTSYQPAKEFGAKIKELEPNEPVVYTFWLSNSKRSYGFYAERNFRNVYDKDKLDKLWSEKPERLLILPSEKLSQLKEFAGAEYSIEPVLERESFKVATPNVAFLKKETRNLVTKKISLVWLKKIQGKSSKNSKV from the coding sequence ATGAAAGAAACACTGACTCCTTCTGAAAGAATTTTTTATCGAATTCTTTTACTCCTCGCAACCCTTCCTATTTTATTTACACTTCCTTTGGACGTGATCGATATTGATAGTTCACAGTATGCTAGTATTAGCCGCGAACTCGTGTTATCTGGTGATTTTTTTACTTTATTTGATAATGGTAGAAGATACTTAGATAAACCCATATTAACGTTTTGGACCATTGCTACTTCTTTTTCTCTTTTCGGAATCAGTAATATTGCCTTCCGAATTCCGGCCATTTTTTTAAGTCTTCTTTCTGTTTTTTCTATCTATCGAATTACCATTCTGACGGGCGGAAAAGAAAGACAAGGATACTTAGCTTCTTTTGCTTATCTTTTGGCACCGGGATTTTATGCAATGATCGTGGATCCCAAAATCGATGTGTATCTTACTGCCTACTTGGTGTTTACTTATCATTTTTATTATTTGGGAAGAAAAAAAAATCCCAACTATTTCTACTTAATGTATCTCATGATGTCTATGGGTTTTATTACCAAAGGTCCAATTTCTGTAGTCATTCCTGCTCTATCCATTGGTGGAGATATTCTATTTCGAAGGGATTGGAAGTTACTTCTTTCGATGCGAGTACCAACGGGGATTCTGGTTCTTGCATCCCTTCCAGCTTTTTGGTGTGTTCTTTTATACAAAAGTTTTAATTCCTATGGGCCTTCCTTCTTTTTGTGGATCCAATCCTTTGGACGGTTCTACAAAGAAATGTATGATGTGAAGTTCGATCCATTTTACTTTTATAAATCTTTTTCATGGGCATTCTTTAGTGGAGTGGTACCTATGATCATCTACATTGCATTTCGAACTTATAATTATATCAAATCTCTTGGTTGGAAAGAAATCCTTCGAAAAATCCGTTCCAATGAATACAAAGACATCGACTTTGTGGTTCCGTTTTGGGTATTTTTATTTTTATTTTTAATTTCTTTTTCCAGGTTTCCTCTCCCGCAGTATACTTACTGGGTGCTTCCTGGGGCTGCGCTCTATTTTGGAAAGATTGCGGAAGAAAGTTTATTTCGTTCAAGTGTAGAAAGGCTTCGTCCTTCTTTTCTCATCGCAGGGCTTGTGTATTTAGTGGGATACTTTCTCATTCCGGTTTTTGTTGCAGAAGTGGGAATCGTGTATTACGTATTCGGGGCTATTGGGATTTTACTGATTTTGTTACTCGCACAGCTCATTCCTTTGGAAGTACTTGTGACACTTGTTGGTGCTACTTTGTTTTTTAGTTCCATTAGTTTACAATTTTATCCTCTTCTCACGAGTTACCAACCGGCAAAAGAGTTTGGTGCTAAAATCAAAGAACTGGAACCAAACGAACCAGTTGTTTATACCTTTTGGTTGTCCAATTCCAAAAGGTCCTATGGATTTTATGCAGAGCGAAATTTTCGCAATGTCTATGATAAGGATAAATTAGACAAACTTTGGTCGGAAAAACCAGAAAGGCTTCTTATCCTTCCATCGGAAAAACTAAGCCAATTAAAAGAATTTGCTGGTGCCGAATATTCGATTGAGCCAGTTCTTGAGCGGGAATCCTTTAAAGTAGCCACTCCAAACGTTGCTTTTTTGAAAAAAGAGACAAGAAACCTCGTCACAAAGAAAATTTCTTTGGTTTGGCTAAAAAAAATTCAGGGGAAATCTTCTAAAAATTCGAAAGTATAA
- a CDS encoding DUF3341 domain-containing protein: MYLPKLEQFHKYKEMDEGVLGIFETPEAIMHAAEKAKEKDYKGFDCILPYPVHGIDEAMGTPRSGLPWITFFAGIFGCTIGILFQYLTHAHDWPLNISGKSLNAWFAYVPIIFELTVFSAGIYTVAALCFLSGIPKATRRILHPDLTSHRFGLWIPKSAKGYNESEVVSFVKGLGGSEVTVVKPENQK; the protein is encoded by the coding sequence ATGTATCTTCCAAAATTAGAACAGTTTCACAAATATAAAGAAATGGATGAAGGAGTTCTCGGAATTTTCGAGACTCCCGAAGCAATCATGCATGCGGCTGAAAAAGCCAAAGAAAAAGACTACAAAGGATTTGATTGTATCCTTCCTTATCCTGTTCACGGGATCGATGAAGCGATGGGAACTCCAAGATCTGGACTTCCTTGGATCACTTTCTTTGCTGGTATCTTTGGTTGCACGATTGGGATTCTTTTTCAGTATCTCACTCATGCCCATGACTGGCCTCTCAATATCTCTGGAAAATCTCTCAACGCATGGTTTGCTTATGTGCCAATCATCTTTGAATTAACTGTATTTTCTGCAGGGATTTACACTGTAGCTGCCCTATGTTTTTTAAGCGGTATTCCCAAAGCAACCCGTCGAATCCTTCACCCGGATTTGACCTCTCATAGATTCGGTCTTTGGATTCCAAAATCTGCTAAAGGTTATAACGAATCAGAAGTTGTTTCTTTCGTAAAAGGCCTTGGTGGATCAGAAGTAACCGTGGTAAAACCGGAGAACCAAAAATGA
- a CDS encoding cytochrome c3 family protein has product MNIKILKISVPIVAIAALAYLIFSPSRYVGYSPDQPIPFNHKIHAGDNKIDCKYCHTGVENSAHATVPPSSTCMNCHGAGNVAGNQEHVKWLKEQYDSNTPVSWVKVHDQPDFVYFNHSRHVQRGVDCSTCHGNMAEMVKVRQSKSLNMGFCVDCHRENNAPNDCSTCHR; this is encoded by the coding sequence ATGAATATAAAAATACTCAAGATCTCTGTGCCTATCGTTGCAATTGCAGCACTAGCATATTTGATTTTTTCACCTAGCCGTTATGTGGGCTATTCACCCGACCAGCCCATCCCCTTCAACCACAAGATACATGCTGGCGATAACAAAATCGACTGTAAGTATTGCCATACTGGTGTTGAAAATTCGGCCCATGCCACAGTTCCCCCAAGTTCCACTTGTATGAACTGCCATGGAGCAGGTAACGTAGCGGGCAACCAAGAACATGTTAAATGGCTTAAAGAACAGTACGATAGCAACACGCCAGTGTCCTGGGTAAAGGTTCATGACCAACCAGACTTCGTATACTTCAACCATTCACGACACGTACAACGCGGTGTCGATTGTTCCACATGCCACGGTAACATGGCAGAGATGGTAAAGGTTAGACAGTCCAAGTCCCTCAATATGGGATTTTGTGTCGATTGCCATAGAGAGAACAATGCTCCTAACGATTGTTCTACGTGCCACAGATAA
- a CDS encoding Cys-rich protein: MKHGNWILTLTLVLLVTNCQDIVEKKCQAACEVFISCTEEELKLTLAPDVKRTGRIQCMDGCTTHNSDILQCYDQEPNSCKGFGQCLIQIGTLE, translated from the coding sequence GTGAAACACGGTAATTGGATTTTAACTCTAACGTTAGTCCTATTGGTAACAAACTGCCAAGATATAGTCGAAAAAAAATGCCAAGCGGCTTGTGAAGTTTTTATCTCTTGCACAGAAGAAGAACTAAAACTCACTTTAGCACCTGATGTCAAACGCACAGGTAGGATTCAATGTATGGATGGATGCACCACTCATAATAGCGATATTTTACAATGTTATGACCAAGAACCAAATTCCTGCAAAGGATTTGGACAATGTCTCATCCAAATTGGTACATTAGAATGA
- the nrfD gene encoding NrfD/PsrC family molybdoenzyme membrane anchor subunit encodes MSLAQAVRDKLDIPDLVTGGKSLKDVTVDIAKPNEDFPTKLWWNTFLLVLTITLIDVAIIGYLFYEGLYLLGINNPVGWGFFVVNFVFWIGIGHAGTLISAVLFLFRQGWRTGINRAAEAMTIFAVLVAASNLILHVGRPWLGFWLFPYPNERGPLWVNFRSPLIWDTFAVSTYLSISMVFWYLGLIPDLATLRDRATETWRKNLYNVLAFGWVGSARSWSHLEIVSMILAALSTPLVLSVHTIVSFDFAVSILPGWHTTIFPPYFVAGAIFSGFAMVVTLMVIAREVFNLKNYITMKHLDNMNKIMMVTGLIVGLAYGTEFFIAWYSGNEYEVFAFWNRAFGPYGWAYFIMISCNVLSPQVFWFRKLRYNIPVMFVASLVVNVGMWFERFVIMMTLNRDFLPSSWAMYTPTLFDYAMLIGTFGIFFTLFLLWCRIMPVIAIAEVKTVMPQKEGAHH; translated from the coding sequence ATGTCATTAGCACAAGCAGTTCGAGATAAATTAGATATCCCCGACCTGGTAACAGGCGGGAAGTCGCTTAAGGATGTAACCGTTGATATCGCAAAGCCAAACGAAGATTTTCCTACCAAACTTTGGTGGAATACTTTTCTTTTGGTTCTTACGATCACCCTGATCGACGTAGCCATCATCGGTTATTTGTTTTATGAAGGTCTTTACTTACTCGGGATCAACAACCCGGTAGGTTGGGGATTTTTCGTAGTAAACTTCGTATTCTGGATTGGTATCGGTCACGCAGGAACTTTGATTTCTGCGGTTCTATTCCTCTTCCGTCAAGGTTGGAGAACAGGGATTAACCGAGCTGCGGAAGCGATGACAATCTTTGCCGTACTCGTTGCGGCATCGAACCTCATCCTTCACGTAGGTCGTCCTTGGCTCGGATTTTGGTTGTTTCCTTATCCAAACGAAAGAGGTCCACTTTGGGTGAACTTCCGTTCCCCACTGATTTGGGATACGTTTGCGGTATCAACTTACCTTTCCATCTCCATGGTGTTCTGGTATTTAGGACTCATTCCTGACCTTGCCACACTTCGTGATCGTGCGACTGAAACTTGGAGAAAGAACTTATACAATGTTCTGGCTTTCGGTTGGGTTGGATCGGCGAGATCTTGGTCTCATTTGGAAATCGTTTCCATGATCTTGGCAGCTCTCTCCACTCCACTCGTTCTTTCGGTTCACACCATCGTATCTTTTGACTTCGCGGTTTCCATCCTTCCGGGTTGGCACACGACTATCTTTCCTCCATACTTTGTTGCCGGTGCGATTTTCTCCGGTTTCGCTATGGTTGTAACGCTAATGGTCATTGCTCGTGAAGTGTTCAACTTAAAGAACTACATCACCATGAAACACTTGGACAACATGAACAAGATTATGATGGTAACAGGTCTTATCGTAGGTCTTGCTTACGGAACAGAATTTTTTATCGCTTGGTATTCCGGAAACGAATACGAAGTGTTCGCATTCTGGAACAGAGCATTCGGTCCATATGGTTGGGCTTACTTCATCATGATTTCTTGTAACGTATTGTCGCCTCAGGTATTCTGGTTTCGCAAACTTCGTTACAACATCCCTGTGATGTTTGTGGCTTCGCTTGTGGTAAACGTGGGTATGTGGTTCGAACGATTTGTGATCATGATGACACTAAACCGTGACTTTTTACCATCCAGTTGGGCTATGTATACGCCAACACTTTTCGACTACGCAATGTTAATCGGAACTTTCGGTATCTTCTTTACTCTCTTCCTTCTCTGGTGCCGAATTATGCCAGTGATTGCGATTGCAGAAGTAAAAACAGTGATGCCACAGAAAGAAGGAGCACACCACTAG
- a CDS encoding methyl-accepting chemotaxis protein — protein MKSLKYILGLYTFLSILVLSTVVSALILYLNWGLLLKVYRGEMENAGKSAGAELSNYYKSQLRIAGLISKQREIKDSFQTGKSKFATDLLIGIMQEANGEYENIFLSEPIQNAKIFAAGIPRSIGYQLEESKTGDHVVVALKKQYLIGSVQESPITGLPVSLISFPIEDNGKLIGILWIALNLEQVSKRMGEGIHVGASGYITAITTKGVVFAGPDKSKILKLDLSKIPEGRPILEAKDGAYFEYTENGKDFAFLIKRLEEWNTIIGVVLPKSDMNSGFIQVAIFAVVVVFLITALVVFGVFRFLKKRLLPLENSVVILDQMAKGDLTESFTLTNHDEIGRMNLALDGFVKSIRNSLGEIQTVAEEIASSAEGLRNSSSSFSDMAQGTAASAEEISATTEEVAASMETTAASTAKQHNNIIEFNEKILELSQGAIQIEKDTKAALANTENITKQAKLGGESLNQMKDVINVILESSSEMKEVIGLIDEISDQTSLLALNAAIEAARAGEAGRGFAIVAEEISKLSDKTAHSIQAIEDMIGKNSKELEEGARGIRSSVELLNLIIRDIAEVESVMKRLSEATKSQLNYNQEVDARSTEVGLESETIRGAIEEQKRAIVQISQSVIGINNETMHIATGSDQVASSSQKLSHAADTLRAITKRFTITKN, from the coding sequence ATGAAAAGTTTAAAATACATCCTTGGTCTCTATACATTCCTTTCCATTTTAGTTTTATCCACAGTTGTATCGGCTCTCATTTTGTATTTGAATTGGGGACTTCTTCTTAAAGTTTACCGAGGAGAAATGGAAAACGCGGGCAAAAGTGCTGGAGCAGAACTTTCCAATTATTATAAATCGCAACTTCGTATCGCTGGCCTTATTTCCAAACAGAGAGAAATCAAAGATTCCTTTCAAACGGGAAAATCTAAATTTGCTACTGACCTTCTTATTGGAATCATGCAAGAGGCAAATGGAGAATACGAAAATATCTTTCTATCGGAGCCCATCCAAAACGCTAAAATTTTTGCAGCAGGGATTCCTAGATCCATTGGATACCAATTGGAAGAATCCAAAACAGGAGACCATGTGGTGGTTGCTCTTAAAAAACAGTATTTGATCGGTTCTGTTCAGGAATCACCTATCACTGGTTTGCCGGTCAGTCTTATTTCGTTTCCCATCGAAGACAATGGGAAACTGATTGGGATTCTTTGGATTGCATTGAACTTGGAACAAGTTTCGAAACGAATGGGAGAAGGAATTCATGTAGGTGCTAGTGGATACATCACAGCCATTACTACCAAAGGAGTTGTCTTTGCTGGTCCCGATAAATCTAAAATTTTAAAATTGGACCTAAGTAAAATCCCAGAAGGCCGACCCATCTTGGAAGCCAAAGACGGAGCTTATTTCGAATATACAGAAAATGGAAAGGACTTTGCCTTTCTTATCAAACGATTGGAAGAATGGAATACCATCATTGGAGTGGTCCTTCCTAAATCTGATATGAATTCAGGATTTATACAAGTTGCAATTTTTGCAGTAGTCGTTGTGTTTCTGATTACGGCTCTTGTGGTTTTTGGAGTGTTTCGATTTCTTAAAAAACGCCTTTTGCCTTTAGAAAACTCTGTTGTCATTTTGGACCAAATGGCAAAAGGAGATTTAACTGAATCATTTACGCTTACCAACCACGATGAGATTGGCCGAATGAATTTGGCTTTAGATGGTTTTGTCAAAAGCATTCGAAATTCCTTGGGAGAAATCCAAACAGTCGCAGAAGAGATTGCCTCTTCTGCAGAAGGATTACGAAATTCTTCATCTAGTTTTTCGGATATGGCCCAAGGGACTGCAGCTTCAGCTGAAGAAATCTCTGCAACCACAGAAGAAGTGGCAGCTAGTATGGAAACCACGGCTGCATCCACGGCCAAACAACATAATAATATAATCGAATTTAATGAAAAGATTTTGGAACTTTCCCAAGGTGCCATCCAAATCGAAAAGGATACCAAGGCGGCCCTTGCCAATACGGAAAACATAACCAAACAAGCCAAACTAGGTGGGGAATCACTCAATCAAATGAAGGATGTGATTAATGTCATTTTGGAATCTTCCTCTGAAATGAAAGAAGTGATTGGGCTCATTGACGAAATCTCGGACCAAACAAGTTTACTGGCACTAAATGCAGCGATTGAAGCTGCAAGAGCAGGAGAGGCGGGTCGTGGGTTTGCCATTGTAGCCGAAGAGATCTCCAAACTTTCAGACAAAACGGCGCATTCCATCCAAGCCATCGAGGATATGATTGGAAAAAATAGCAAAGAGTTGGAAGAAGGTGCAAGAGGGATTCGATCTTCGGTGGAACTCCTTAACTTAATCATTCGAGATATCGCCGAAGTGGAGAGTGTGATGAAACGCCTTTCCGAAGCGACTAAGTCCCAATTGAATTATAACCAGGAAGTGGATGCAAGGTCCACCGAAGTGGGGCTGGAGTCTGAAACCATTCGTGGGGCCATTGAGGAACAGAAGCGTGCCATTGTGCAAATTTCCCAGTCTGTGATTGGGATTAACAATGAAACCATGCATATTGCCACGGGATCTGACCAGGTGGCTTCCTCCTCACAAAAACTCTCCCATGCGGCCGATACCCTTCGTGCGATTACGAAACGGTTTACCATTACAAAAAATTAA